In a single window of the Leptospira harrisiae genome:
- a CDS encoding glycoside hydrolase family 2 protein, translating to MKTVSHTEYPRPQLERDSYINLNGEWDLTYIKSGTTTNIEYKINVPFSPESIASGIGNFILQPNEELVYKREFDIPSTFVRDITLLHFGAVDYSCICFINGKEVGSHKGGFLPFQFDISQWIQIGKNEIQLIVTDPTDFGSQARGKQKLKRGGIWYTPQSGIWQTVWLESVTKNYIKDIKITPNIDTKKVEINVLTDSDNVSVQIFDGETCIGESNLKNANLEVPNMELWSPENPKLYGVLIKSDGDTVKSYFGMRKFSIGFDGKFKRLYLNNKPYFHNGLLDQGYWFEGLLTPPNDEEMIKEIKLMKEMGFNMLRKHIKIEPLRWYYHCDRLGILIWQDFVCGGGDYETWKVAYLPFIGWKTKDTKYKFLNRTDEIGRKEFIEEIDQTVNLLKNTVSLSVWVLFNEGWGQFDSIQLTEKLRQLDNTRTIDSVSGWYDQGQGSSDLKSLHLYYQKLKVPKNEKRVIVLSEFGGYSLKTEGHVYDENKLFGYKILPNKQSLENEYKNLIENELIPLLDKGLSAAIYTQVSDVEEEINGIVTYDRKVVKFDIDFMRNLNAKLVYT from the coding sequence ATGAAAACCGTTTCTCACACAGAATACCCTCGTCCACAACTAGAACGAGATAGTTATATCAACTTAAATGGAGAATGGGACCTAACTTATATTAAATCTGGAACCACAACCAACATTGAATACAAAATCAATGTTCCTTTTTCTCCTGAGTCAATTGCAAGTGGAATCGGAAACTTTATACTCCAACCGAATGAAGAACTAGTTTACAAAAGAGAATTTGATATACCGTCTACTTTTGTTCGAGATATCACATTACTTCATTTTGGAGCCGTTGATTATTCTTGTATTTGTTTTATTAATGGGAAAGAAGTTGGGTCACATAAAGGCGGGTTCTTACCTTTCCAATTTGACATTAGCCAATGGATTCAAATCGGTAAAAACGAAATCCAATTAATTGTTACAGATCCGACTGACTTCGGAAGTCAAGCGAGAGGGAAACAAAAGTTAAAACGTGGTGGGATATGGTATACACCTCAATCAGGGATATGGCAAACAGTCTGGTTAGAGAGTGTAACCAAAAATTATATAAAAGATATTAAGATAACGCCAAATATAGACACAAAAAAAGTAGAAATCAACGTCTTAACAGATAGTGACAATGTCAGCGTTCAAATTTTTGACGGCGAAACTTGTATAGGAGAATCGAATTTAAAAAATGCAAATCTTGAAGTTCCTAATATGGAACTTTGGTCACCGGAAAATCCAAAATTGTATGGAGTTTTAATTAAGTCAGACGGTGATACTGTAAAATCATACTTTGGAATGCGAAAATTTTCAATCGGATTCGATGGAAAATTCAAAAGACTCTACCTAAATAACAAACCTTATTTCCATAATGGTCTGCTAGACCAAGGATATTGGTTTGAAGGTCTACTAACACCACCAAACGATGAAGAGATGATTAAAGAAATCAAACTCATGAAAGAAATGGGTTTTAACATGTTACGAAAACATATTAAAATTGAACCTCTGCGCTGGTATTATCATTGTGATCGACTTGGAATTCTAATTTGGCAAGATTTTGTTTGTGGTGGCGGTGATTATGAAACTTGGAAAGTTGCATATTTACCTTTTATAGGTTGGAAAACTAAAGATACAAAATATAAATTCTTAAATAGAACTGATGAAATTGGTAGAAAGGAATTTATTGAAGAGATAGACCAAACTGTCAACTTACTAAAAAATACAGTTAGTTTGTCAGTTTGGGTTTTGTTTAATGAAGGTTGGGGACAGTTTGATAGCATTCAACTTACAGAAAAATTAAGACAACTGGATAATACAAGAACCATCGACAGCGTCAGCGGTTGGTATGACCAAGGCCAGGGAAGCAGTGATCTAAAGAGTTTGCACTTATATTATCAAAAGTTAAAAGTTCCTAAAAATGAAAAAAGAGTGATTGTACTTAGTGAATTTGGTGGTTATTCTTTAAAAACTGAAGGTCATGTATACGATGAAAACAAATTATTCGGATATAAGATACTTCCAAATAAACAGAGTTTAGAGAATGAATATAAAAATCTAATTGAAAACGAACTAATACCGTTACTCGATAAGGGATTAAGTGCTGCAATTTATACTCAAGTCAGTGATGTGGAAGAAGAAATTAACGGTATTGTAACTTACGATCGAAAGGTAGTAAAGTTTGACATCGATTTTATGAGAAACTTAAATGCAAAACTTGTATACACATAG
- a CDS encoding MFS transporter: MNNHNLGGRLWSVLILFGLVGQIAWSVENMYFNLFIYNTIAKNTSSVTLMVQLSGIVATLTTLIAGILTDKAGNRKYFISFGYLLWGLLTLSFAFVSKENTAEWFQLSDTTQIVSLTIAIVITLDCIMTAFGSTANDAAFNAYVTDNTENARSLAEGVLSAMPLLAMLIVAGGFGIIVNALGYPGLFVAVGTMMSVSGVIGIWIIKDNPNLKKQNTNFLSDISYGFKLDVIKKNQNLYLYFLAMGIYGIASQVYMPYLIIYMQEYLKFDAIQYSIVLAGVILGASIITVLLGKQFDGKNKDKLLIYFSILYIVGMISLYTMSKTIDLSLKTEVMWFTGLTSLILITGFVQVLALLGAQIRDYTPQENTGKLQGIRMIFFVLIPMYIGPMIGETINERTNLTYIDPVNGATAHVPAPEIFLVGAVFCLLIFIPLSLLLRGNQSK; this comes from the coding sequence ATGAACAATCACAATTTAGGTGGCCGGCTCTGGTCAGTGCTCATTCTATTTGGTCTCGTCGGACAGATCGCTTGGTCTGTTGAGAATATGTATTTTAATCTTTTTATTTATAATACCATTGCGAAGAACACTTCTTCTGTCACACTGATGGTCCAACTGAGTGGCATTGTCGCCACACTTACTACGCTAATCGCCGGGATCTTAACTGATAAAGCCGGGAATAGAAAGTATTTTATTTCTTTTGGTTATCTTCTTTGGGGTTTACTCACCCTTTCCTTTGCCTTTGTATCCAAAGAAAATACTGCCGAATGGTTTCAACTTTCGGATACAACTCAAATTGTGAGCCTTACCATCGCCATTGTCATCACATTGGATTGTATCATGACAGCCTTTGGCTCTACTGCCAATGATGCTGCTTTTAATGCATATGTGACGGATAACACAGAGAATGCGAGAAGTCTTGCAGAAGGAGTTTTGTCGGCTATGCCCCTCCTTGCAATGTTAATTGTTGCAGGTGGATTCGGAATCATTGTGAATGCTCTCGGATACCCAGGTCTCTTTGTTGCTGTTGGAACGATGATGTCTGTTTCTGGAGTAATTGGAATATGGATTATCAAGGACAATCCTAATCTAAAAAAGCAGAATACTAACTTTTTATCTGACATTTCATACGGATTCAAACTGGATGTAATTAAAAAAAATCAAAATCTCTATTTATACTTTTTAGCTATGGGAATCTATGGAATTGCAAGTCAAGTTTACATGCCATATTTAATTATTTATATGCAAGAGTATTTAAAATTTGATGCCATACAATACTCGATCGTTCTTGCTGGAGTGATTCTTGGTGCAAGTATCATCACAGTTTTACTTGGCAAACAATTTGATGGAAAAAACAAAGACAAATTGTTAATTTACTTTTCTATACTTTATATAGTGGGAATGATTTCATTATATACAATGTCAAAAACCATCGATCTAAGTTTAAAAACGGAAGTTATGTGGTTCACTGGATTAACAAGCTTAATCCTAATCACAGGATTCGTTCAAGTTTTAGCACTTTTAGGTGCACAAATCCGAGATTATACACCACAAGAAAATACTGGAAAACTGCAAGGGATTCGAATGATCTTTTTTGTTTTAATTCCAATGTATATAGGTCCTATGATTGGAGAAACAATCAACGAAAGAACTAACTTAACTTATATTGATCCAGTGAATGGTGCAACTGCACATGTTCCTGCTCCAGAAATATTCTTGGTAGGAGCAGTTTTTTGTTTACTCATCTTCATTCCTCTTTCTTTACTTCTCCGAGGTAACCAATCAAAATGA
- a CDS encoding YheT family hydrolase: MNFFISHPLLTSVFVGLVLFLFYYFWEVVETPVLRFSESDFLLRVIERSPHLTEKYYPTFWCFNQHLMLFLLMFREYRTKKYEYDQLEQIKMKDGGITGLAWSGIKNRSTNHETPIIVLFHTISGDEQDVKSTVKYLRERYDWIVVVCIRRGHGNLPLTKPKINTMGSTSDLKEQLSHIQKRYPKKQMFGVGISAGSGLLARYLGEAGAKSQFKAAVAVSPAYDIEKAFHRVHPVYSKIMGQRLINYFLKTHYESLSKLKGIDELLKIKTIGEFQDKLHAVSGYKDKENYYYHSNPVLVAKNIKTPLLVLNSADDPICVNQNVLENLHWLETLPNTIHLHTKRGSHIAYFQGIKANSWSDLVIGEYFAAVLKEDNPKQKPTKRK, encoded by the coding sequence GTGAATTTTTTCATTTCCCATCCGTTACTTACTTCAGTTTTTGTTGGATTGGTTCTTTTTCTATTCTACTATTTTTGGGAAGTGGTGGAAACACCAGTTCTTAGGTTTAGTGAATCTGATTTTTTACTCCGTGTCATTGAGCGATCCCCTCACCTAACAGAAAAATATTATCCGACTTTTTGGTGTTTTAACCAACATTTAATGTTATTCCTTCTTATGTTTCGCGAGTATCGTACAAAAAAATATGAATATGACCAATTGGAACAGATAAAAATGAAGGATGGTGGAATCACTGGCCTAGCTTGGTCAGGTATAAAGAATCGCTCAACCAATCATGAAACCCCAATCATAGTGCTCTTTCATACGATCAGTGGAGACGAACAAGATGTAAAATCCACTGTTAAATACTTACGTGAACGATATGATTGGATTGTAGTAGTTTGTATACGCAGAGGACATGGAAATCTCCCACTTACAAAACCCAAAATCAATACAATGGGTTCTACTTCCGACTTAAAAGAACAATTATCCCATATCCAAAAAAGATACCCAAAAAAACAAATGTTTGGTGTTGGAATTTCGGCTGGTTCAGGATTACTTGCACGTTATTTAGGTGAAGCTGGTGCAAAAAGTCAATTTAAAGCAGCTGTGGCTGTCTCTCCGGCTTATGATATCGAAAAAGCTTTTCATAGGGTCCATCCGGTTTATAGTAAAATTATGGGCCAAAGGTTAATTAACTATTTTCTAAAAACTCATTATGAAAGTTTATCCAAATTAAAAGGAATAGATGAACTTTTAAAAATAAAAACAATCGGTGAGTTTCAAGACAAACTACATGCAGTTTCCGGATACAAAGATAAAGAAAATTATTATTACCATTCCAATCCAGTGTTAGTTGCAAAAAATATAAAAACCCCTTTACTTGTTCTGAACTCAGCAGACGATCCTATTTGTGTGAATCAAAATGTATTAGAAAACTTGCATTGGTTAGAAACCCTACCAAATACAATTCATTTGCATACGAAACGCGGTAGTCATATTGCATACTTCCAAGGAATCAAAGCAAATTCATGGTCTGACCTAGTCATAGGAGAATATTTTGCAGCCGTTCTCAAAGAAGATAACCCAAAACAAAAACCAACAAAAAGGAAATAG